One window of the uncultured Treponema sp. genome contains the following:
- a CDS encoding tetratricopeptide repeat protein, producing the protein MIRKVFRFAAAAFFSIIIISCAKDRKGTILPEAFSKQYKNTQNLLISLLEKKETKGETRYAVVNRIANNMLSVKDYPSLVHFLTNWVELHEDDSYNAYWLLMTAYAYLENDAEPIAEYYFERIINNYNDLIVQGKSIHFICLQHLIQISSSPANRISYFNQLISRFPNNVSTTELFYRLALEYEKEGEWNQAIRSYTQFLDQDDASTLQIAGYPNAYLNAKQLIDFSNSAKDWTFETLDALVAAVKSGISSYNYKALDRYKSKVNFFAMSWRQVETDVNAQESFSMRSFMRGNRIRYSAELDPSSSPTEAYLRTTGWSNYVNVWYLYFRKVNFPADPEIHGRWEWAGIYFGEKL; encoded by the coding sequence ATGATTCGGAAAGTTTTTAGATTTGCGGCGGCGGCTTTTTTTTCCATAATTATAATATCATGCGCAAAAGACAGAAAAGGCACAATTCTGCCGGAAGCGTTTTCAAAGCAATACAAGAACACACAGAATCTTTTGATTTCGCTGCTTGAAAAAAAAGAAACAAAGGGCGAAACAAGATACGCGGTTGTAAACAGAATCGCAAACAATATGCTTTCCGTAAAAGATTATCCGTCGCTTGTGCATTTTCTTACAAACTGGGTTGAACTGCACGAAGACGATTCCTACAACGCATACTGGCTTTTGATGACAGCTTATGCCTATCTTGAAAATGACGCTGAACCGATAGCTGAATATTACTTTGAGCGGATTATAAACAACTACAACGACCTTATTGTTCAGGGAAAATCAATTCATTTTATCTGCCTTCAGCATTTGATTCAAATCAGTTCAAGTCCGGCAAACAGAATTTCGTATTTCAACCAGCTTATAAGCCGGTTTCCAAACAACGTAAGCACAACGGAACTTTTTTACAGGCTCGCCCTTGAATACGAAAAGGAAGGCGAATGGAATCAGGCAATCCGCTCATACACGCAGTTTCTTGACCAAGACGACGCGTCCACACTGCAAATTGCAGGCTACCCTAACGCATATTTAAATGCAAAGCAGCTCATAGATTTCAGCAACTCAGCAAAAGACTGGACATTTGAAACTCTTGACGCTCTTGTTGCGGCCGTAAAGTCTGGAATTTCATCATACAATTACAAAGCCTTGGACCGCTACAAATCAAAAGTTAACTTTTTTGCAATGTCCTGGCGACAAGTTGAAACTGACGTAAACGCCCAGGAAAGTTTTTCGATGCGCTCGTTTATGCGCGGAAACAGAATCCGTTACAGCGCGGAGCTTGATCCGTCGTCTTCTCCAACCGAAGCATATTTGCGCACAACAGGCTGGAGCAACTACGTGAATGTCTGGTATCTTTATTTTAGAAAAGTGAATTTTCCAGCTGACCCTGAAATCCACGGACGCTGGGAATGGGCTGGAATTTACTTTGGTGAAAAATTGTAA
- the rsfS gene encoding ribosome silencing factor has translation MEKTVKEMALEIAKLIEDGKGADVCVIDVSELNSWTDYFVIATVSSGPHWQGLYKEIKDYIKDTDLEIHKIHNKSSQGNDWNLIDLGPVVVHLMSQEARDFYELEKLWHAGKKIM, from the coding sequence ATGGAAAAAACTGTAAAAGAAATGGCGCTGGAAATTGCCAAGCTTATTGAAGATGGAAAAGGCGCGGATGTTTGTGTTATCGATGTTTCGGAGCTTAACAGCTGGACTGATTATTTTGTAATTGCAACAGTTTCAAGCGGTCCGCATTGGCAAGGTCTTTACAAGGAAATAAAAGACTACATAAAAGACACAGATCTTGAAATCCATAAAATTCATAACAAGTCTTCCCAGGGAAACGACTGGAATCTGATTGACTTGGGTCCGGTTGTTGTGCATCTTATGAGCCAGGAAGCAAGAGACTTTTATGAGCTTGAAAAACTTTGGCACGCGGGCAAAAAGATAATGTAA
- a CDS encoding lytic transglycosylase domain-containing protein produces the protein MKKKFAVSIVSVLLASFIFAEEPVADFEIDFSAFKNESPAKTKSISSEKEKKNSAQKNYIIPEPKRKDIGISGVFKEPTLKYRERYLTASNRQWLADILYDSIPYRPYIRAKLKEKKMPPYLQYLPIVESNYKPTAVSGSGATGLWQFMANSMHPYLKKNEYFDERRDPWKETDAALSKLAENFKMFNDWHLAIAAYNMGAGAVGRIVKANPGKDYWALAEKGLLSKQASEYIPKLIAIADIVENADFYGAIEIGVADKRIEDAAPQKFSYLTIKGSIKLSTVAKAAGLPLETVKMLNIELLKEITPPGTTYRLRLPAGKAKVAAENLR, from the coding sequence ATGAAGAAAAAATTTGCAGTTTCGATAGTTTCAGTATTGCTAGCCTCGTTTATTTTTGCGGAAGAGCCTGTCGCTGACTTTGAAATCGACTTTTCAGCCTTTAAAAATGAAAGCCCTGCAAAGACAAAAAGCATTTCTTCAGAAAAAGAAAAGAAAAATTCTGCGCAAAAAAACTATATAATTCCAGAGCCAAAACGCAAGGACATTGGCATTTCAGGTGTTTTCAAAGAGCCGACTTTAAAATACCGGGAACGCTACCTTACGGCTTCAAACAGGCAATGGCTCGCGGATATTCTTTACGATTCAATTCCGTACAGACCATACATAAGAGCGAAACTCAAAGAAAAAAAAATGCCGCCTTATCTGCAATATCTTCCGATTGTCGAGTCAAACTACAAGCCAACAGCGGTGTCTGGCTCAGGCGCAACCGGGCTTTGGCAGTTCATGGCAAACAGCATGCATCCTTATTTAAAAAAGAACGAATACTTTGATGAGCGTCGCGATCCTTGGAAAGAAACAGATGCCGCGCTTTCAAAGCTAGCGGAAAATTTCAAAATGTTTAACGACTGGCATTTGGCGATTGCCGCGTACAATATGGGTGCAGGAGCAGTAGGACGGATTGTAAAGGCGAATCCCGGAAAAGATTACTGGGCTTTGGCAGAAAAAGGGCTTTTGAGCAAGCAGGCTTCTGAATATATTCCAAAGCTTATAGCAATTGCAGATATTGTTGAAAATGCGGATTTTTATGGAGCTATTGAAATTGGAGTCGCAGACAAGAGAATTGAAGATGCCGCGCCACAAAAATTCAGCTATCTTACAATAAAAGGCAGCATAAAACTTTCAACTGTAGCAAAGGCAGCAGGACTTCCACTAGAAACTGTAAAAATGCTTAACATCGAGCTTCTAAAGGAAATCACACCGCCCGGAACAACTTACAGATTAAGGCTTCCGGCTGGCAAAGCAAAAGTCGCCGCGGAAAACCTTCGGTAA